One segment of Pseudodesulfovibrio sp. 5S69 DNA contains the following:
- a CDS encoding MotE family protein, whose product MTKKTPAKKRKTTKWQRSGSSLTITKVLLSLVFLALLKLAVFGLLSVDSLTLKAVETVLPDVLSGETAEAQTNAASTTPIADKANSAANSAAQAEAAKDQAAAQKRTEADMPAEWKALKKKEEELAIKERTLKEMEASIKAEATKVQKLHDEIKSMLDEAKQIKDQRVKQLVDMLSNTKAKKAAEILQSMDDTLAVKVLSGMRGRQAGEILSFVESKKAAKLSEELTKLQIPFGN is encoded by the coding sequence ATGACCAAGAAAACGCCCGCGAAGAAAAGGAAAACGACGAAATGGCAACGATCCGGTTCGAGCCTCACGATCACTAAGGTTCTTCTCAGCCTCGTTTTCCTGGCCCTGCTCAAGCTCGCCGTGTTCGGCCTGTTGAGCGTCGATTCCCTGACGCTCAAGGCGGTCGAGACCGTGCTGCCCGACGTCCTCTCCGGCGAGACCGCCGAGGCCCAGACCAACGCCGCGTCCACCACGCCCATCGCCGACAAGGCCAACTCGGCGGCCAACAGCGCGGCGCAGGCCGAGGCGGCCAAGGACCAGGCCGCGGCGCAAAAGCGCACCGAGGCGGATATGCCCGCCGAATGGAAGGCCCTGAAGAAGAAAGAGGAGGAACTGGCCATCAAGGAGCGGACCCTCAAGGAGATGGAGGCGTCCATCAAGGCCGAGGCGACCAAGGTCCAGAAGCTCCACGACGAGATCAAGTCCATGCTCGACGAGGCCAAGCAGATCAAGGATCAGCGCGTCAAGCAGTTGGTCGACATGCTCTCCAACACCAAGGCCAAGAAGGCCGCCGAAATCCTCCAGTCCATGGACGACACCCTGGCCGTCAAGGTCCTGTCCGGCATGCGCGGCAGGCAGGCGGGCGAGATCCTCTCCTTCGTGGAATCCAAGAAGGCGGCCAAGCTCTCCGAGGAACTGACCAAGCTCCAGATCCCCTTCGGCAACTAG
- the fliJ gene encoding flagellar export protein FliJ, protein MPRPFHFKLDKVLDYREQLEEQAKGALARARAARDAQAEKLAGLEARLAAHMAAEAESRTSANDMWLWRQYRDALSQDISVARVELNNLELKLQRCRTEAVERSKDKKLLEKLKQTQAKRHHDQENAREEKENDEMATIRFEPHDH, encoded by the coding sequence ATGCCCAGACCGTTCCATTTCAAGCTCGACAAGGTGCTCGATTACCGCGAGCAACTGGAGGAGCAGGCCAAGGGCGCCCTCGCCCGGGCCCGGGCGGCCCGCGACGCTCAGGCCGAGAAGCTGGCCGGTCTCGAGGCCCGGCTCGCGGCCCATATGGCCGCCGAGGCCGAGTCGCGCACCTCGGCCAACGACATGTGGTTGTGGCGGCAGTACCGGGACGCACTGTCCCAGGACATCTCCGTGGCCAGGGTGGAGCTGAACAATTTGGAACTCAAATTGCAAAGATGCCGCACGGAGGCCGTGGAACGGTCCAAGGACAAGAAGCTCCTGGAAAAGCTCAAGCAAACGCAAGCCAAGAGGCACCATGACCAAGAAAACGCCCGCGAAGAAAAGGAAAACGACGAAATGGCAACGATCCGGTTCGAGCCTCACGATCACTAA